The following are encoded in a window of Amphibacillus xylanus NBRC 15112 genomic DNA:
- a CDS encoding ring-cleaving dioxygenase gives MSKQTTGIHHITAIVGHPQENVDFYAGILGLRLVKKTVNFDDPGTYHLYFGNEGAEPGTIITFFPWIGAYQGEIGGGQVGITTYAIPEGTMSFWRERLEKFNITVNELSRFNEDYLQFEDPHGLKLELVERSGGKLNHRTFGDITPEVAIKGFGGAVLYSTNSEKTLNILKETMGLNQIDENDEYIRFQSSGEIGNIIDVKKTNVPRGRMGVGTVHHIAWRANDKEDLLAWQDYVANKGEFVTEVKDRNYFNAIYFREAGEILYEIATDPPGFAHDESYETMGEALKLPPQYESHREKLTRTLVPIEVRELD, from the coding sequence ATGAGTAAACAAACAACTGGGATCCACCATATTACTGCAATTGTTGGCCATCCTCAAGAGAACGTTGATTTTTATGCAGGTATATTAGGTTTAAGGTTAGTGAAAAAGACGGTCAATTTTGATGATCCGGGTACTTACCATCTATATTTTGGTAACGAAGGTGCAGAGCCTGGAACAATAATTACTTTCTTCCCATGGATTGGTGCATATCAAGGTGAAATCGGTGGTGGACAAGTCGGTATCACAACATATGCCATTCCAGAAGGAACAATGTCATTTTGGAGAGAACGATTAGAAAAGTTCAATATTACTGTTAATGAGTTATCACGTTTTAATGAAGACTATTTACAATTTGAAGATCCACATGGATTAAAACTGGAGTTAGTTGAGCGCTCTGGTGGAAAATTGAATCATCGTACTTTTGGCGATATTACGCCCGAGGTTGCCATTAAAGGATTTGGTGGAGCGGTTCTATATTCTACTAACTCGGAAAAAACATTAAATATCCTAAAGGAAACAATGGGATTGAATCAAATTGATGAAAATGATGAATATATTCGTTTTCAATCTAGTGGAGAAATCGGTAATATTATCGATGTCAAGAAAACAAATGTCCCTCGCGGAAGAATGGGAGTTGGAACTGTCCACCATATCGCATGGCGTGCTAACGATAAGGAAGACTTGTTAGCTTGGCAAGATTATGTTGCTAATAAGGGTGAGTTTGTCACAGAAGTTAAGGATCGAAACTATTTTAATGCGATTTACTTTAGAGAAGCTGGTGAAATCCTTTATGAGATCGCTACTGACCCTCCAGGATTTGCACACGATGAGTCATACGAGACAATGGGTGAGGCTTTAAAATTACCACCGCAATATGAAAGTCACCGTGAAAAATTAACAAGAACTTTAGTACCAATTGAAGTTAGAGAATTAGATTAG
- a CDS encoding diaminopimelate dehydrogenase, giving the protein MNNKIKIGIVGYGNLGKGAVEAIHTTNDLELVAIFTRRNPENLKLNIPNVKALHVDDAEKYKDKIDVMLLCGGSATDLPEQVPHFAQFFNTVDSYDNHAQIPNFFQSVNEVARQNQTTSIISVGWDPGLFSVNRVMADAILPNGENYTFWGKGLSQGHSDAIRRVNGVKDGVQYTIPSDEAIEKVRSGVNPTLETADKHIRVCYVVPEEGADRAKIEHDIKTMPNYFADYTTDVYFITEEELARDHSKAPHGGFVIRGGETSNGHKHIYEFSLKLDSNPEFTASVLVAYARAAYRLNQEKQFGAKTVFDVAPSYISPRSAEQLRKDFL; this is encoded by the coding sequence ATGAATAACAAGATCAAAATAGGTATTGTTGGGTATGGTAACCTAGGTAAAGGTGCAGTTGAAGCGATTCATACGACAAATGACCTTGAATTAGTTGCCATATTTACACGTAGAAACCCTGAAAACTTAAAACTCAATATACCGAATGTAAAAGCATTACATGTCGATGATGCTGAAAAATATAAAGACAAAATCGATGTAATGTTACTTTGTGGTGGATCTGCAACTGATTTACCAGAACAAGTTCCACACTTTGCTCAATTCTTTAATACTGTAGATAGCTATGATAATCATGCACAAATCCCTAATTTTTTTCAATCAGTTAATGAAGTTGCCCGCCAAAATCAGACGACTTCAATTATCTCAGTAGGCTGGGATCCAGGTTTATTTTCAGTTAACCGAGTAATGGCGGATGCAATCTTACCTAACGGAGAAAATTATACATTCTGGGGCAAAGGATTAAGTCAAGGCCACTCTGATGCGATTCGCCGCGTAAATGGTGTTAAAGATGGTGTCCAATATACGATTCCTTCTGATGAAGCGATTGAAAAAGTAAGAAGCGGAGTCAATCCAACACTTGAAACAGCTGACAAACATATCCGAGTATGTTATGTCGTACCAGAAGAAGGAGCAGACCGAGCAAAAATTGAACACGATATTAAAACAATGCCAAATTATTTTGCAGACTATACGACAGACGTATATTTTATTACTGAAGAAGAATTAGCACGTGATCATTCCAAAGCACCACATGGCGGTTTTGTGATTCGTGGTGGAGAAACAAGTAATGGTCATAAACATATTTACGAATTTTCATTAAAGCTTGATAGTAACCCAGAGTTTACTGCAAGTGTCCTTGTTGCATATGCACGTGCAGCATACCGCTTAAATCAAGAAAAACAATTTGGTGCCAAAACCGTATTTGACGTTGCACCAAGCTATATCTCACCACGATCAGCCGAACAATTACGAAAAGATTTCTTATAA
- a CDS encoding response regulator transcription factor → MSKIMIIEDDPKIATYLASYIEKYNYQVEIVADLERIIDSFQAFNPDLVLLDINLPYYDGFYWCRQIRSFSICPVIFISARTGEMDQVMAIENGGDDYITKPFSPDIVMAKIRSQLRRAYGEYASNQQERVLQLAGLKLYPERHELHFFDANVELTKNETNIFELLIERHPRVAGREDLLEKLWDDQAFVDENTLNVNMTRVRRKLKELGINDAIETIRGSGYRLNKVWEENEL, encoded by the coding sequence ATGAGTAAAATTATGATTATTGAAGATGATCCTAAAATCGCAACTTATTTAGCATCATATATTGAAAAATATAATTATCAAGTAGAGATCGTTGCCGATTTAGAGAGGATTATTGATAGTTTTCAAGCCTTTAATCCTGATCTTGTTTTATTAGATATTAACTTGCCTTACTATGATGGCTTTTATTGGTGTCGCCAAATTCGCTCATTTTCAATTTGTCCAGTGATATTTATTTCAGCCAGAACTGGTGAAATGGATCAAGTTATGGCGATTGAAAATGGTGGAGATGATTATATTACTAAACCATTCTCACCTGATATTGTCATGGCTAAAATCCGTAGTCAATTAAGACGTGCTTATGGTGAGTATGCAAGTAACCAACAAGAAAGAGTCTTACAATTAGCAGGCTTGAAGCTATATCCAGAACGTCACGAGTTGCATTTTTTTGACGCTAACGTAGAATTAACAAAAAATGAAACAAATATATTCGAATTATTAATCGAACGTCACCCTAGGGTAGCAGGTAGGGAAGACCTTTTAGAAAAGTTATGGGATGATCAAGCATTTGTTGATGAAAACACACTAAATGTCAATATGACAAGAGTGCGAAGAAAACTAAAAGAGCTAGGTATTAATGATGCGATTGAAACGATTAGGGGATCAGGATATCGACTAAATAAAGTATGGGAAGAGAATGAGTTATGA
- a CDS encoding sensor histidine kinase, which yields MKLFIKDFAGFMLFQAIQIGLFSLVIVLSGYDNIPILVYGIFISLFVIVTYLGFYYYRRRYVYKKLTTQVTDLQQLLEQTDHTPLGEAVDQIMHSSYQLFIEQINKVEEDQANHLKFIDRWVHQMKTPLSVIELSAKELDEPDSSNIREETDRLKKGLETILYMARMRTIEEDFQIKPVNLNKLIQAVNQENKRLYIRNNVYPHLTVASSDITVETDEKWLFFIVDQLLHNAVKYTDGRSNRIDIKIEQTATKRAFIEITDYGVGIARHDIKRIYQSFFTGDNGRKFRESTGMGLYLVKEVIDYLGHEIEVESNVDVGTTFRIYFTEAQTLS from the coding sequence ATGAAGTTATTTATTAAAGATTTTGCAGGATTCATGTTATTTCAAGCTATTCAAATCGGTTTATTTAGTTTAGTAATTGTTTTAAGCGGTTATGACAACATTCCGATTTTGGTATACGGCATCTTTATCAGTCTATTTGTAATAGTTACATATTTAGGTTTTTATTATTATCGAAGACGTTATGTCTATAAAAAGTTAACGACTCAAGTAACAGATTTACAACAATTACTGGAACAAACAGATCATACACCACTTGGTGAAGCGGTTGATCAGATTATGCATTCATCTTATCAATTATTTATCGAGCAAATCAATAAGGTAGAAGAAGATCAAGCAAATCACTTAAAATTTATTGATCGCTGGGTTCATCAAATGAAAACACCGCTTTCTGTCATAGAGTTATCAGCAAAAGAATTAGATGAACCAGACTCTTCAAATATTCGAGAAGAGACTGATAGATTGAAGAAAGGGTTAGAAACGATTCTTTATATGGCACGGATGCGGACGATTGAAGAAGATTTTCAAATTAAGCCTGTTAACTTAAACAAATTGATTCAAGCGGTTAATCAAGAAAACAAACGTCTTTATATACGAAATAATGTTTATCCTCATCTGACTGTGGCGAGTTCAGATATAACAGTAGAAACTGATGAGAAGTGGCTCTTTTTTATCGTTGATCAGCTTTTACATAATGCTGTTAAATATACAGATGGTAGAAGTAATCGTATTGATATAAAAATTGAACAAACAGCTACTAAAAGAGCGTTCATTGAGATTACTGACTATGGTGTTGGTATTGCGCGTCATGATATCAAACGAATTTATCAATCCTTTTTCACGGGAGATAATGGTCGGAAATTTCGTGAATCGACTGGAATGGGGCTTTACTTAGTAAAAGAAGTCATTGACTATCTTGGACACGAGATTGAAGTCGAATCAAATGTAGATGTTGGGACAACTTTTCGAATTTACTTTACTGAAGCTCAAACACTATCATAA
- a CDS encoding ABC transporter ATP-binding protein — protein MLKIKNVSKIYQGKVAYRALSDINLQIEAGEFVGVMGPSGSGKTTLLNLVATIDQPTTGQILIEGKDPYQLNRNQLAKFRRRSLGFVFQDFNLLPTLTIKENIVLPLTLDGTRVKEMVQKADEIAEKLGISSILNKRTYEVSGGQAQRAAIARAMIHQPKLLLADEPTGNLDSKASHDVMEMLKKLNQQEKATLLLVTHDPQAASYADRIIFIRDGQFYSEIHKGENQKAFFQKIIDTLSFLGGHDHDFSSIRD, from the coding sequence ATGCTTAAAATTAAAAATGTAAGTAAAATTTATCAAGGTAAAGTGGCCTATCGCGCACTATCAGATATTAATTTACAAATTGAAGCGGGAGAATTTGTTGGGGTGATGGGACCGTCTGGTAGTGGTAAAACAACACTATTAAACTTGGTTGCGACAATTGACCAGCCGACAACCGGTCAAATATTAATTGAAGGAAAGGATCCATATCAATTAAATCGTAATCAGTTAGCAAAGTTCCGTCGTCGTTCGCTTGGGTTTGTCTTTCAAGACTTTAATTTATTACCGACACTCACGATTAAAGAAAATATTGTATTGCCATTGACGCTTGACGGTACACGTGTAAAAGAGATGGTTCAAAAGGCAGATGAGATCGCTGAAAAATTGGGGATAAGCTCAATTTTGAATAAGCGCACATATGAAGTTTCAGGAGGTCAGGCACAGCGGGCAGCAATTGCCAGAGCGATGATTCATCAACCGAAGCTGTTGCTTGCAGATGAACCAACCGGTAATTTAGATTCGAAAGCGTCTCATGATGTCATGGAAATGTTAAAAAAGTTAAATCAACAGGAAAAAGCAACATTATTACTTGTTACACATGATCCTCAAGCAGCCAGCTATGCTGATCGAATTATTTTTATTCGAGATGGTCAGTTTTATTCGGAAATTCATAAAGGAGAAAATCAAAAGGCCTTTTTCCAAAAGATCATTGATACACTCTCCTTTTTAGGAGGGCATGATCATGACTTTTCGTCAATTCGTGATTAA
- a CDS encoding FtsX-like permease family protein, which yields MTFRQFVINNVVRNKRIYGAYFLSSMFTVMIFFTFAMFAFHPALSLGKVNDYALFGMSVAGGIIYIFSFFFVLYSMGSFLQTRKKEFGLLSLHGMTTHQIRLMVFLENMLIGTLATAIGILTGLVFSKLILMIAEKVLVIEETLYFYIPFWAIVLTFVSFLFLFLVISFAITFVLRTKKLIELIKADQQPKKEPKASIWLAILALVLLSIGYSTALIARGLEVLVVMIPVIVIVMIGTYFLFTQLSVYLIHFIKKRKLIFWKKTNMILYSDLSFRMKDNARTFFMVAMISTVSFSAIGTLFGLQSYLINGARDINPYSFTYIESKHQTAEDLEHDLKMIDQMLEERGISASKVSAEFGYYEIENNQSVLITNQSTYNQFAQVLGAEKVELEANQVIGVRQSEAIIGDYSDEQINTTLKQLEMGENLDLVDVIDHYVITEMEIHFIVSDQDYENLPQPLDVYSHNVWSAEKADQKSLVEVGEELTETLNYTYAFQAFDYMFYMINKAYGPILFIGLFIGIVFFVSAGSFLYFRLFTDLDQDRVKFASIAKIGLSEKELNKVISRQTCILFFAPIIVALVHGAVALTALSHFFNYDLTIVASSVLGSFFVIQVIYYLIVRYLYLKQIKRAILI from the coding sequence ATGACTTTTCGTCAATTCGTGATTAATAATGTTGTCCGTAACAAACGTATCTATGGCGCTTATTTTTTAAGTAGTATGTTTACAGTGATGATCTTCTTTACCTTTGCCATGTTTGCATTTCACCCAGCGTTATCACTTGGTAAAGTTAATGATTATGCGTTATTTGGGATGAGTGTTGCTGGTGGCATCATTTATATATTCTCGTTTTTCTTTGTGCTTTATTCAATGGGATCATTTCTACAAACGAGAAAAAAGGAATTTGGTTTATTATCACTACATGGCATGACCACACATCAAATTCGGTTAATGGTCTTTTTAGAAAATATGTTGATTGGTACACTTGCAACAGCAATTGGAATTTTAACAGGATTAGTATTTTCGAAATTAATTCTCATGATTGCTGAAAAAGTATTAGTCATTGAAGAAACCTTGTATTTCTATATTCCGTTTTGGGCGATTGTACTTACATTTGTTTCTTTCTTGTTCTTGTTTTTAGTGATTTCATTCGCAATCACTTTTGTACTAAGAACTAAAAAGCTGATTGAATTGATTAAAGCTGATCAACAACCAAAAAAAGAACCAAAAGCATCGATTTGGTTAGCAATTTTGGCGCTTGTCTTATTAAGTATTGGTTATTCAACGGCTTTAATTGCAAGAGGATTAGAAGTATTAGTTGTTATGATTCCAGTTATTGTCATAGTTATGATTGGGACATATTTTCTGTTTACTCAGTTAAGCGTCTATTTAATTCACTTTATTAAAAAACGCAAACTGATATTTTGGAAGAAGACGAATATGATTTTATATTCCGATTTATCTTTTCGAATGAAAGATAATGCGCGGACATTTTTTATGGTAGCGATGATTTCAACTGTGTCGTTTAGTGCGATTGGTACATTATTTGGTCTACAATCTTATTTAATTAATGGGGCTCGTGATATTAATCCTTATTCGTTTACCTATATTGAATCTAAGCATCAAACAGCAGAAGATCTTGAACATGATCTGAAAATGATTGACCAGATGTTAGAGGAACGGGGAATATCCGCATCAAAAGTCAGTGCAGAGTTTGGCTATTATGAAATAGAAAATAATCAATCTGTGCTGATTACTAATCAATCAACCTATAATCAATTTGCACAAGTACTGGGTGCAGAAAAAGTTGAGCTTGAGGCTAATCAAGTCATTGGTGTCAGACAAAGTGAAGCCATAATTGGTGATTATAGTGATGAGCAAATTAACACTACGCTTAAGCAATTGGAAATGGGAGAAAATCTTGACTTAGTAGATGTCATTGATCATTATGTCATTACTGAAATGGAAATTCATTTTATTGTGTCAGATCAAGATTATGAAAATCTTCCACAGCCATTAGATGTTTACAGTCATAATGTTTGGTCAGCAGAAAAAGCTGATCAGAAGTCGCTAGTTGAGGTTGGGGAAGAATTAACGGAGACATTGAATTATACTTATGCTTTTCAGGCATTTGATTATATGTTTTACATGATAAATAAAGCATACGGTCCGATATTATTTATTGGTTTATTTATCGGAATTGTCTTCTTCGTATCAGCAGGTAGTTTTCTTTACTTCAGACTGTTCACAGATCTCGACCAAGATAGAGTTAAATTTGCTTCAATTGCTAAAATCGGTTTATCAGAAAAAGAGTTGAATAAAGTGATTAGTCGTCAAACGTGTATTTTATTTTTCGCCCCAATTATTGTTGCACTTGTTCATGGAGCAGTCGCATTAACAGCGCTCTCTCACTTCTTTAATTACGATTTAACGATAGTAGCAAGTAGCGTGCTCGGTAGCTTCTTTGTCATTCAGGTCATTTATTACTTAATCGTTAGATATCTTTATCTTAAGCAAATTAAGCGAGCTATTTTAATTTAA
- a CDS encoding response regulator transcription factor, with protein sequence MAVILVVDDDDHIRQLIALYLKNHHFEVVEARNGYEAIEKLEQNPIDLAIVDIMMPKMDGIELTKEIRQYYSIPILMVTAKGASEDKVSGFEAGTDDYLVKPFDPIELVLRVKALLKRYNINVERNNRIGTIEIDLDRLIVSDGETTVELKRKECELLLELSFEPGRIFTRAQLVEKIWGFDYEGDERTVDVHIKRLREKLAPFKELKITTVRGLGYRLEDVT encoded by the coding sequence ATGGCAGTCATATTAGTTGTTGATGATGATGACCATATCCGTCAATTAATAGCATTATACTTAAAGAATCATCACTTTGAAGTTGTTGAAGCTAGAAATGGATATGAGGCAATTGAAAAGCTCGAGCAAAATCCGATTGATTTAGCGATCGTTGATATTATGATGCCAAAAATGGATGGTATTGAGTTAACAAAGGAAATAAGACAATACTATTCAATACCGATCCTTATGGTAACAGCTAAAGGTGCTTCAGAAGATAAAGTCTCTGGTTTTGAGGCAGGTACAGATGATTATTTAGTTAAACCATTCGACCCAATTGAACTCGTATTAAGAGTAAAAGCTCTACTAAAAAGGTATAACATTAATGTAGAAAGAAATAATCGAATTGGTACGATCGAAATTGATTTGGATCGATTGATTGTCTCTGATGGTGAAACAACCGTTGAGCTAAAAAGGAAAGAGTGTGAACTCCTATTGGAGCTATCATTTGAACCCGGCCGGATTTTTACAAGAGCCCAATTAGTTGAAAAGATATGGGGCTTTGATTATGAAGGTGATGAACGAACGGTAGATGTCCACATTAAACGATTACGTGAAAAATTAGCTCCCTTTAAGGAATTAAAAATCACCACTGTAAGAGGGCTAGGCTACCGTTTAGAGGATGTGACGTAA
- a CDS encoding sensor histidine kinase codes for MRNSLYWKFVVAFIVGVIVSLFGSFIFSSRFIQEDVILESEMGRVSQYVKGLLQIVDQESIPELVELFNQFGIDPVLTDLSGQPIISDMIADFVTDDMIVQIQQLQPNEVISFASKRQDATRYIGTRLSNIEGAEALFIKLDLSSTVKDTRRLTMQTLMLVLCIGSLLILLLSRYFVDSIRSITKASEKLATGDFSTRLPTDRQDELGRLMHSFNNMAEALENMEEVRKQFISNISHEMQSPLTSIKGYAGALRDGLVSEENQQDYLDIIYQEVDRLSRLSNNLLKMASLDAEKDLIKLETYRLDEQIRRVILSIEPLWREKNISVELDLSKTYIYANQDLMEQVWLNLIVNAIKYNRENGEIYISFYKDDQDIVVRINDTGIGIDQKDIPYLFDRFYKVDRSRSEFSSGNGLGLSITKKIIQIHNGSIDLVSQKGIGTTFFVRLPIQ; via the coding sequence TTGCGCAATAGTTTATATTGGAAATTTGTTGTCGCATTTATCGTCGGTGTTATCGTTAGTTTATTTGGTTCATTTATTTTTTCGTCAAGATTTATTCAAGAAGATGTTATTTTGGAAAGTGAAATGGGCCGTGTATCTCAATATGTGAAGGGATTACTTCAGATTGTAGATCAAGAGTCAATTCCGGAATTGGTTGAGCTGTTTAACCAATTTGGGATCGATCCAGTTTTAACTGATTTATCTGGTCAACCAATTATCTCAGATATGATTGCAGATTTTGTGACAGATGACATGATTGTCCAAATCCAACAACTTCAACCAAATGAAGTGATTTCTTTTGCAAGCAAAAGGCAAGATGCTACACGGTATATTGGGACAAGACTTTCAAATATTGAAGGTGCAGAAGCATTGTTTATTAAACTTGACCTGTCGAGCACAGTAAAGGACACCCGCCGGTTAACGATGCAAACCCTTATGTTGGTGTTGTGTATTGGTAGTTTATTAATTTTATTACTATCACGATATTTCGTTGACAGTATTCGATCAATTACAAAAGCAAGTGAAAAATTAGCAACAGGTGACTTTTCAACACGATTACCTACTGATCGACAAGATGAATTAGGTCGGCTTATGCATAGCTTTAATAATATGGCTGAGGCATTAGAGAATATGGAGGAAGTCCGTAAGCAATTTATTAGTAATATCTCTCATGAAATGCAATCACCATTAACTTCTATTAAGGGATATGCAGGGGCTCTAAGGGACGGATTAGTATCTGAAGAAAATCAACAAGACTACTTAGATATTATTTATCAAGAGGTTGATCGTTTATCACGATTATCTAACAATTTACTGAAAATGGCCTCATTAGATGCTGAGAAAGATTTAATCAAACTTGAAACGTATCGATTAGATGAACAAATTAGGCGTGTCATTTTATCAATTGAACCTTTATGGCGTGAAAAAAATATCTCCGTTGAACTTGATTTAAGCAAGACATATATTTATGCTAATCAAGATTTAATGGAACAAGTTTGGCTCAATCTCATTGTCAATGCAATCAAGTATAACCGTGAGAATGGGGAGATTTATATCTCATTTTATAAGGACGATCAAGACATTGTTGTCCGGATTAATGATACAGGAATTGGAATCGATCAAAAAGACATCCCATATTTGTTTGATCGTTTTTATAAAGTTGACCGATCCCGATCTGAGTTTAGCAGTGGAAATGGTCTTGGTTTATCGATTACGAAAAAGATCATTCAGATTCATAATGGCTCAATCGATCTCGTCAGCCAAAAGGGGATTGGCACAACTTTTTTTGTCCGTTTGCCAATTCAATAA
- a CDS encoding zinc metallopeptidase has translation MYFYPMGIDPMYLLILVAFGIAMWAQANVQNNFDRFSRVQSGAQVTGLQVARRILDQNGLYDVKIERSRHGLLSDHYDPRTKTVRLSDAIYSGSSLAALAVAAHEVGHAIQHDQGYFMLRFRTALVPVANLGSRMAPIFLVSGFIFSGFEPLIGIGIGLFAAAVLFQVVTLPVEFNASTRAKNELVSMGLIARNEEYGINKVLNAAALTYVASTLVAVLQLLRLIMIFGGRRRQ, from the coding sequence ATGTACTTTTATCCTATGGGTATTGACCCAATGTATTTATTAATTTTAGTTGCGTTTGGAATTGCCATGTGGGCGCAAGCAAATGTGCAAAATAACTTTGATCGGTTCTCAAGAGTTCAGTCCGGTGCTCAAGTTACTGGTCTTCAGGTAGCTCGTCGGATACTAGATCAGAACGGTCTATATGATGTTAAAATTGAACGATCTAGACATGGACTATTAAGTGACCACTACGATCCAAGAACTAAGACAGTTCGCTTATCAGATGCCATTTATAGTGGATCTTCGCTTGCTGCTTTAGCTGTTGCAGCTCACGAGGTTGGTCACGCAATCCAACACGATCAAGGATACTTCATGTTAAGGTTTAGAACAGCGTTAGTACCTGTTGCCAATTTAGGTTCAAGAATGGCGCCAATTTTCTTAGTTTCAGGATTTATTTTTTCAGGCTTCGAACCATTAATCGGAATTGGTATTGGCTTGTTTGCAGCCGCCGTATTATTCCAAGTAGTTACACTACCAGTTGAGTTTAATGCGAGTACACGTGCGAAAAATGAATTAGTATCCATGGGCTTAATTGCAAGGAATGAAGAGTATGGTATTAATAAAGTTTTAAATGCTGCAGCGCTCACTTATGTCGCAAGTACATTGGTTGCTGTATTACAATTATTAAGATTAATTATGATCTTCGGCGGTCGTCGCCGTCAATGA
- the flaG gene encoding flagellar protein FlaG, translating to MDVSKVISGTNYASLPNRQSQNIDTKPEIENAQTNKNGVLQQKTLYTQARTHGNQLVERAKIEEMIEGLNDFLEPINRSIRFELHDKLNRYYVKVIDTKTEEIVREIPPKQMLDMYAAMAEFMGLIIDEKI from the coding sequence ATGGATGTAAGTAAAGTGATCTCTGGAACAAATTATGCTTCGTTACCAAATAGACAATCTCAAAATATAGATACTAAACCAGAAATTGAAAATGCACAAACAAACAAAAATGGTGTACTTCAACAAAAAACATTGTATACTCAAGCTAGAACACATGGGAATCAACTTGTTGAACGTGCTAAGATTGAAGAAATGATCGAGGGGTTAAATGATTTCTTAGAACCGATAAATAGATCGATTCGCTTTGAATTACATGATAAACTGAACCGATATTATGTCAAAGTAATCGATACAAAAACGGAAGAAATCGTAAGAGAAATCCCTCCTAAGCAAATGTTGGATATGTATGCTGCAATGGCAGAATTTATGGGACTTATTATTGACGAAAAAATTTAA